From Myxococcus stipitatus, the proteins below share one genomic window:
- a CDS encoding amino acid adenylation domain-containing protein: MTYGELDARARRIGVALAEVALAGERAVLLYPPGLEYIAGFFGCLYAGVVAVPAYPPDPARLERTLPRLRAIIGDSRATVVLTTTFIRGMVDFLAEQAPDLAKLRWMATDELAQGLEDAWRRPAVDGGTLAFLQYTSGSTGVPKGVMLSHSNLMNNLWHANQKMEIHDDSRCVFWLPPYHDMGLIGGILEQLYAGNQGTVLMSPYAFLKRPLRWLEAISRFQATLSGAPNFAFDLCVRKSTPEQRAGLQLGTWEVAFSGAEPIRAETLERFVEAFGVSGFRREALYPCYGLAEGTLIAAGGLKAEPPILLPVEVEALEKGRAVEARTDAPGTRVLVSSGRTLCDQELVIVELESGRPCPDGTIGEIWLKSPSVAQGYWNRPEETERTFQARLADSDAGPFLRTGDLGFVRDGELFVAARLKDLIILHGRNHYPQDLESTVELSHPALRPGCNAAFAIDEGGEERLVVVQEVDTRRPFEVDAVVAAVRAALAQQHSVQLYALALIPPGGIQKTTSGKIQRRATRAAFLEQTLETVHLWRASPGEAAPVPRVPVSATPAPAEPPATEPRPHPEGTRALVAWLTQALAEALGMSVADVDPRTPFSQYGVDSVVGVRLAGDLEARLGRPMPATLVWEHPTIEALARHLSPGDEAGAEARVARATSEAEPIAIIGLGCRFPQADGVEAFWRLLSEGVDAIREVPADRWDIDAYFDAEPTAPGKMTTRWGGFLDSVDGFDREFFGISPREAARMDPQQRLMLEVAWEALEDAGLPAERLAGTRAGVFVGISTSDYGSQQLTRRGMSDAYAGTGSALSIAANRLSYLLDLRGPSLAIDTACSSSLVAVHMACQSLRSGESEVALAGGVNVVLSPALTVNFSKAGFMAPDGRCKPFDASANGYVRSEGAGVVVLKPLSRALADGDTIHAVIRGSAVNQDGRSNGLTAPNRLSQEAVLREAYRRAGVSPGRVRYVEAHGTGTALGDPIEARALGAVLAEGRAPGDTCAIGSVKSNLGHLEAAAGIAGLLKVVLSLRERALPPTLHFRAPNPHIPFAELPLRVQQHLEPLPETGEPTLAGVSAFGFGGTNAHVVLESFRPSEDTRKSDGSRVRPQLLPLSARSPAALRALAQRYLARVTRDGPDAEARLESLCDSAGRRRGTLEHRLALTVSSAEELREKLEAFVAGERRPGTQAGLSKPGARPKLAFVFSGQGPQWPRMARELMRHAPVLREMVERCDALLRPLAGWSLLEELDKEGGASRLAETAFAQPVLFALQVGLSALWRSLGVEPDTVVGHSAGEVAAAHVAGLLSLPDAIRVIHQRGLAAQRASGLGRMALVELGAVESSRLLVGLEERVAIAALNGPTSTVLSGDAATLTRLVASLEQRGIYARMLGVDYASHSPQMDAFCPELERSLTGLAVTPPTLPILSTVDALPVTTAAYDAAYWARQLRAPVQFARTVERMLDEGHTLFVEMAPHPLLLADLGQRLRERGLEGAALPSMRRREDERTVFLESVGALFAQGVDVRWGALQPARPPVPLPTYPWQRERCWLPGLDKDQGTGEDVADEGLEDTESLGDWLYGVQWEPLAPPDATVAPGAPWLLLADAGGTAEALAERLQARGEQVELLPRGETGTVAVREAVAERLQARGLTGLRVVHLWGLDAEVPAEGSVAELRAALALGCAPAVGAIQALTRAPRAGSRLWVVTRGAQSTGGASHPVATAQAPLWGLGRTIASEHPDQWGGAIDLSPATEARQQVEALLRALAAEGEEQVALRDGQLLVARLVRRREWSRHASLPRLRPDATYLITGGLGGLGSRVARWLIRQGARRLLLLSRTRLPPRAQWRRLEEGTPMAGHVRTLRELEALGASIHVASMDVADEAALRAFLEAFREEGWPDIRGVVHAAGVLHDEDRKLSSIDEKDLESILRPKAEGGWLLHQLLRDAPLDFFVGFSSVAALFGSPVQAAYSAANAFLDALAHERRARGLPALSINWAPWAGPGMGVRPDQEGRLAGLGFQPMAPERALAALGLLIGSNQAQAGVMSVRWDVLRQLMGTAREPRFLAHLRDTEASSSRGTTTGGALREQLRSLGDAERRARLAEFLRAEAAAVIGLTPSRLEMDRPLNTMGFDSIMAIELRNRIVARLGVQLPIVEFVKGPTLNELATTLAEQLSLEGATPTARVEIPLVRHQPTSPDAPINLHPLAYSQERMWFIQQIEPESVAHNVPLVLRLRTVLDIEALRRVFDELMRRHEPLRTSFRQQDGVPQQVVEESWTVELPHQDLRSLPEAEREAQALARAMELARRPFDLSQGPLLRLALYQLAGDEHLLVMVMHHIVTDGWSLEVMARELVELYEAFSRGQPSPLAPLPVRYADFARWQRDSLQGEELHSLLTWWKQQLGDAPPVLELPGDRPRPAVRNNQGARHPIRVPRPLAERLKQLSHQSGVTLYMTLLAGFQTLLHRYSGQEDICVGSPTAGRTRSELEGLVGFFLNTLVMRGRVSPHLTVRQLLAQVREVALGAYAHQDAPFDKLVEVLQPVRSFSYTPLFQVLFIFHKSHLGANLSGPLSSVVDLHTGSATYDLTLQLTEDDEGLGGTLEYSTELFDETTIARMVRHLLRLWEAMTEGEEQRLGDLSFLTPEERHTLLVQWNDTARSDFPQHLCPYQLFESHARLSPDSIAVSFLHRSLSYGQLNRLANRAARLLRSLSVGPDVLVPLLSERNPELLASMLAVSKAGGAFLPLDPLLPPQRLAAVLSQSRSSLVLVSSELLPSLQLALDSLPPSSRPRFLLINDVLSSSLPDSDLEPLSSPSNLAYVIFTSGSTGVPKGAMVEHRGMLNHLFAKNRDLGCSSSDVIAQTASQNFDIFVYQNLTALLLGARTHIVSNDDALSPDRLLSQVRSHRVSILNIVPSQLRSLVDALTHRPSSRDALSSLRWMVPTGEALPPELCREWLALMPSIPLLNAYGHTECSDDQAHFPLLSPPSSSSTPIGRPIQNLRFYVLDERLNPLPLGATGELFIGGLGVGRGYLGDPSKTAEKFLPDPFSPLPGARLYKTGDLGRWNASGLLEMLGRVDFMVKLRGFRLELGEVETALSRFPSVRDAVAVVRTDSGLQRLVAYVVPRAGHSLSSSDLRSFLKDSLPEHMVPSLFVLLDSLPLTPNGKVDRKALPPPTASSSADAYLPPLGPIEESVASILSSVLKLPRVSRSDSFFDLGGHSLLATQALSRINLEFGVELPLRQLFENPSVAGISALVTQHQLAGVQEDQLEHLIATMEELSDEEVQALLDADTLTNDKKPSANE, from the coding sequence GTGACATATGGAGAACTGGACGCGCGCGCTCGGCGGATTGGCGTGGCGCTGGCGGAGGTGGCGCTGGCGGGCGAACGCGCGGTGCTTCTGTACCCACCCGGCCTGGAATACATCGCGGGCTTCTTCGGGTGCCTCTACGCGGGCGTGGTGGCGGTGCCCGCCTATCCGCCGGACCCCGCCCGGCTGGAGCGCACGCTGCCGCGGCTGCGGGCCATCATCGGGGACTCACGCGCGACGGTCGTGCTCACCACGACGTTCATCCGCGGCATGGTGGACTTCCTGGCGGAGCAGGCGCCGGACCTCGCGAAGCTGCGTTGGATGGCCACGGACGAGTTGGCGCAAGGACTCGAGGACGCCTGGCGCAGGCCCGCCGTCGACGGCGGCACGCTGGCCTTCCTGCAATACACGTCGGGCTCCACGGGTGTGCCCAAGGGGGTGATGCTCAGTCATTCCAACCTGATGAACAATCTCTGGCACGCCAACCAGAAGATGGAGATCCACGACGACTCGCGCTGCGTCTTCTGGCTGCCGCCGTACCATGACATGGGATTGATTGGGGGCATCCTCGAGCAGCTCTACGCGGGCAATCAGGGGACGGTGCTGATGTCGCCGTACGCGTTCCTCAAGCGGCCCCTGCGGTGGCTGGAGGCGATCTCCCGGTTCCAGGCGACGCTTTCAGGAGCGCCCAACTTCGCCTTCGACCTGTGCGTGCGCAAGAGCACGCCAGAGCAGCGGGCCGGGCTCCAACTGGGGACGTGGGAGGTGGCGTTCAGTGGCGCCGAGCCCATCCGCGCCGAGACGCTGGAGCGCTTCGTGGAGGCGTTCGGCGTCAGCGGCTTCAGGCGTGAGGCCCTCTACCCCTGCTACGGACTGGCGGAGGGGACGCTCATCGCCGCCGGTGGATTGAAGGCCGAGCCCCCCATCCTGCTCCCGGTGGAGGTGGAGGCGCTGGAGAAGGGGCGAGCGGTCGAGGCGAGGACGGACGCGCCGGGGACGCGGGTGCTGGTCAGCTCGGGCCGGACGCTGTGCGACCAGGAGCTGGTCATCGTCGAGCTCGAGTCCGGCAGGCCGTGCCCGGACGGGACCATTGGGGAGATCTGGCTCAAGAGCCCGAGCGTCGCCCAGGGCTACTGGAACCGGCCCGAGGAGACCGAGCGCACCTTCCAGGCCCGGCTCGCGGACAGCGACGCGGGGCCGTTCCTGCGCACGGGCGACCTGGGCTTCGTCCGGGACGGCGAGCTGTTCGTCGCCGCGCGGCTGAAGGATCTGATCATCCTCCACGGTCGCAATCACTACCCGCAGGACCTCGAGTCCACCGTCGAGCTGAGCCACCCCGCCCTGCGGCCCGGCTGCAACGCGGCCTTCGCCATCGACGAGGGCGGCGAGGAGCGGTTGGTGGTCGTCCAGGAGGTGGACACGCGCCGGCCCTTCGAGGTCGACGCGGTGGTGGCGGCGGTGCGCGCGGCGCTGGCGCAGCAGCACTCCGTGCAGCTGTATGCCCTCGCGTTGATTCCCCCGGGCGGCATCCAGAAGACCACCAGCGGGAAGATCCAGCGCCGGGCCACGCGCGCCGCCTTCCTCGAGCAGACCCTGGAGACGGTGCACCTGTGGCGCGCGTCCCCCGGGGAGGCCGCACCGGTCCCTCGGGTCCCGGTCTCCGCGACACCGGCCCCCGCCGAGCCCCCGGCGACCGAGCCGCGACCGCATCCCGAGGGGACACGGGCGCTCGTGGCGTGGCTCACCCAGGCGCTCGCGGAAGCCCTGGGCATGTCCGTGGCGGATGTCGATCCACGCACGCCCTTCTCCCAGTACGGCGTGGACTCCGTGGTCGGCGTGCGCCTGGCGGGTGACCTGGAGGCACGACTCGGGCGTCCGATGCCCGCCACGCTGGTGTGGGAGCATCCGACCATCGAGGCGCTCGCGAGGCATCTGAGCCCTGGCGATGAGGCCGGGGCGGAAGCGCGCGTTGCCCGCGCGACCAGCGAGGCGGAACCCATCGCGATCATCGGCCTGGGCTGCCGCTTCCCCCAGGCCGACGGAGTCGAGGCCTTCTGGCGTCTGCTCTCCGAGGGGGTCGACGCCATCCGCGAGGTGCCGGCCGACCGTTGGGACATCGACGCGTACTTCGACGCCGAGCCCACCGCGCCTGGAAAGATGACCACCCGCTGGGGGGGCTTCCTGGACTCCGTCGATGGATTCGATCGCGAGTTCTTCGGCATCTCGCCGCGCGAAGCGGCCCGCATGGATCCCCAGCAGCGCCTGATGCTGGAGGTGGCGTGGGAGGCGCTCGAGGACGCGGGGCTGCCCGCCGAACGACTGGCCGGCACGCGCGCGGGCGTCTTCGTCGGAATCTCCACCTCGGACTACGGCAGCCAGCAGCTCACCCGGCGAGGGATGTCGGACGCGTACGCGGGCACCGGGAGCGCGCTGAGCATCGCGGCCAACCGGCTGTCGTACCTGCTGGACCTGCGCGGGCCGAGCCTGGCGATCGACACGGCGTGCTCGTCGTCGCTCGTGGCGGTTCACATGGCCTGCCAGAGCCTGCGCTCGGGGGAGTCCGAGGTGGCGTTGGCGGGCGGCGTGAACGTGGTGCTGTCCCCAGCGCTCACGGTCAACTTCAGCAAGGCGGGATTCATGGCGCCGGATGGGCGGTGCAAGCCCTTCGACGCGTCCGCCAACGGTTATGTGCGCAGCGAGGGCGCCGGCGTCGTCGTGCTCAAGCCGCTGTCTCGCGCGTTGGCGGACGGGGACACCATCCATGCCGTCATCCGCGGCAGCGCGGTGAACCAGGATGGCCGCTCCAACGGTCTGACGGCGCCCAACCGGCTGTCCCAGGAGGCGGTGCTGCGCGAGGCCTACCGGCGCGCGGGCGTGTCGCCGGGACGGGTGCGGTACGTGGAGGCGCACGGCACGGGTACGGCGCTGGGGGACCCCATCGAGGCGCGGGCGCTGGGCGCGGTGCTCGCCGAGGGACGGGCGCCGGGGGACACGTGTGCCATCGGCTCGGTGAAGAGCAACCTGGGCCACCTGGAGGCGGCGGCGGGCATCGCCGGGCTTCTCAAGGTCGTGCTCTCCCTGCGCGAACGGGCCCTTCCTCCCACCCTGCACTTCCGCGCGCCCAATCCCCACATCCCCTTCGCGGAGCTGCCGCTGCGCGTGCAGCAGCACCTGGAGCCCCTGCCCGAGACGGGCGAGCCCACGCTGGCGGGGGTGAGCGCCTTCGGCTTCGGCGGCACCAACGCCCACGTCGTGCTGGAGTCCTTCCGGCCCTCGGAGGACACGAGGAAGAGCGATGGCTCGCGGGTGCGCCCCCAGTTGCTGCCACTGTCCGCGCGGAGCCCGGCGGCCCTCCGCGCCCTGGCACAGCGATACCTGGCCAGGGTCACCAGGGATGGCCCTGACGCGGAGGCGCGGCTCGAATCGCTCTGCGACTCGGCGGGGAGGCGGCGCGGCACGCTGGAGCACCGGCTGGCGCTCACCGTCTCCAGCGCCGAGGAGCTGCGCGAGAAGCTGGAAGCCTTCGTCGCGGGGGAGCGCCGGCCCGGCACGCAAGCGGGGCTGAGCAAGCCGGGCGCGCGGCCGAAGCTCGCCTTCGTGTTCTCCGGGCAGGGGCCCCAGTGGCCTCGCATGGCGCGCGAGCTGATGCGCCACGCGCCCGTGCTGCGGGAGATGGTCGAGCGGTGCGACGCGCTGCTCCGTCCCCTGGCGGGCTGGTCCCTTCTGGAGGAACTCGACAAGGAGGGAGGCGCGTCGCGGTTGGCGGAGACCGCGTTCGCCCAGCCCGTGCTCTTCGCGCTGCAGGTGGGGCTCTCCGCGCTCTGGCGCTCGTTGGGTGTCGAGCCCGATACCGTGGTGGGCCACAGCGCGGGCGAGGTGGCCGCGGCGCACGTCGCTGGACTGCTGAGCCTTCCCGACGCCATCCGCGTCATCCACCAGCGGGGCCTCGCTGCCCAGCGGGCCTCGGGCCTGGGGCGGATGGCGCTGGTGGAGCTGGGAGCGGTGGAGTCCTCGCGGCTGCTCGTGGGACTCGAGGAGCGGGTGGCGATCGCCGCCCTCAACGGGCCGACCTCGACGGTCCTCTCCGGGGATGCGGCGACGCTCACCCGACTGGTGGCCTCGCTGGAGCAGCGAGGTATCTACGCGCGCATGCTGGGCGTCGACTACGCGTCGCACAGCCCGCAGATGGATGCGTTCTGTCCGGAGCTGGAGCGCTCGCTGACGGGGCTCGCCGTGACGCCGCCCACCCTGCCCATCCTCTCCACGGTGGACGCGCTCCCGGTGACCACCGCCGCGTACGACGCGGCCTACTGGGCGCGGCAGCTGCGGGCCCCGGTGCAGTTCGCCCGAACGGTGGAGCGGATGCTGGACGAGGGCCACACGCTCTTCGTGGAGATGGCGCCGCACCCGCTGCTGCTCGCCGACCTGGGGCAGCGCCTGCGGGAGCGCGGGTTGGAAGGCGCGGCGCTGCCTTCGATGCGACGCCGCGAGGATGAGCGCACGGTGTTCCTCGAGTCGGTGGGGGCGCTGTTCGCGCAGGGCGTGGACGTCCGCTGGGGCGCGCTGCAACCGGCGCGACCGCCCGTGCCGCTTCCCACCTATCCGTGGCAGCGGGAGCGCTGCTGGCTGCCCGGGCTCGACAAGGACCAGGGGACCGGCGAGGACGTCGCGGACGAGGGGCTCGAGGACACGGAGTCGCTGGGGGATTGGCTCTACGGCGTCCAATGGGAGCCGCTGGCCCCTCCGGACGCGACGGTGGCACCAGGCGCGCCCTGGCTGCTGCTGGCCGACGCGGGAGGCACCGCGGAAGCGCTGGCCGAACGCCTGCAAGCCAGGGGTGAGCAGGTGGAGCTGCTGCCGCGCGGAGAGACAGGCACCGTGGCCGTGCGCGAAGCCGTGGCGGAGCGGCTCCAGGCCCGGGGCCTCACCGGGCTGCGCGTGGTGCACCTGTGGGGGCTCGACGCGGAGGTGCCCGCGGAAGGGAGCGTGGCGGAGCTCCGCGCGGCCCTGGCGCTGGGCTGCGCTCCGGCCGTGGGAGCCATCCAGGCCCTCACGCGAGCGCCCCGGGCGGGATCGCGGCTGTGGGTGGTGACGCGCGGAGCCCAATCCACGGGCGGCGCATCCCATCCCGTGGCCACGGCCCAGGCGCCTCTGTGGGGGCTGGGCCGGACGATCGCCTCCGAGCACCCGGACCAGTGGGGCGGCGCCATCGACCTGTCCCCCGCCACCGAGGCCCGGCAACAGGTGGAGGCACTGCTCCGGGCCCTGGCGGCGGAGGGCGAGGAGCAGGTCGCCCTGCGCGACGGGCAGCTGCTCGTGGCGCGGCTGGTGCGGCGGCGCGAGTGGAGCCGACACGCGTCCCTCCCGCGCCTCCGCCCGGACGCGACCTACCTCATCACGGGTGGCCTCGGCGGCCTGGGCTCGCGGGTGGCGCGCTGGCTCATCCGACAGGGCGCGCGCCGACTCCTCCTATTGAGCCGCACGCGGTTGCCTCCGCGCGCGCAGTGGCGGCGGCTCGAGGAGGGCACCCCCATGGCCGGCCACGTGCGCACCCTGCGGGAGCTGGAGGCGCTGGGCGCCAGCATCCACGTGGCGAGCATGGACGTGGCCGACGAGGCCGCGCTGCGCGCCTTCCTCGAGGCCTTCCGCGAGGAGGGTTGGCCAGACATCCGCGGCGTGGTGCACGCAGCGGGCGTGCTGCACGACGAGGACCGCAAGCTGTCGAGCATCGACGAGAAGGACCTGGAGTCCATCCTGCGGCCCAAGGCGGAGGGAGGCTGGCTGCTGCACCAGCTGCTGCGCGACGCGCCGCTGGATTTCTTCGTCGGCTTCTCCTCCGTGGCGGCGCTGTTCGGCTCGCCCGTGCAAGCCGCCTACTCGGCGGCGAACGCGTTCCTGGACGCGCTCGCGCACGAGCGCCGGGCGCGCGGCCTCCCCGCGCTCAGCATCAACTGGGCGCCCTGGGCCGGGCCGGGCATGGGGGTGCGGCCGGACCAGGAGGGCCGGCTCGCGGGCCTCGGATTCCAGCCCATGGCGCCCGAGCGTGCCCTCGCGGCACTCGGGTTGTTGATCGGCTCGAACCAGGCCCAGGCCGGGGTGATGTCGGTGCGCTGGGACGTGCTCCGCCAGCTGATGGGGACGGCGCGTGAGCCTCGCTTCCTGGCGCACCTCCGCGACACGGAGGCGAGCTCCAGCCGTGGCACCACCACGGGAGGAGCCCTGCGCGAGCAGTTGCGTTCGCTGGGGGACGCGGAGCGACGGGCACGGCTCGCGGAGTTCCTGCGCGCCGAGGCGGCCGCCGTCATCGGCCTGACGCCCTCGCGGCTCGAGATGGACCGGCCACTCAACACGATGGGCTTCGACTCGATCATGGCCATCGAGCTGCGCAATCGCATCGTGGCGCGGCTGGGGGTCCAGCTCCCCATCGTGGAGTTCGTCAAGGGCCCCACCTTGAACGAGCTGGCCACCACGCTCGCGGAGCAGCTCTCACTGGAGGGCGCCACGCCCACGGCCCGGGTCGAGATTCCCCTCGTGCGCCATCAGCCGACGAGCCCGGACGCGCCCATCAACCTCCATCCGCTCGCGTATTCGCAGGAGCGGATGTGGTTCATCCAGCAGATCGAACCCGAGAGCGTGGCTCACAACGTGCCGCTGGTGCTGCGCCTGCGCACGGTGCTGGACATCGAGGCGCTGCGCCGCGTCTTCGACGAGCTGATGCGGCGCCACGAGCCATTGCGGACCTCCTTCCGCCAGCAGGACGGTGTCCCCCAGCAGGTGGTCGAGGAGTCCTGGACGGTGGAGCTGCCGCACCAGGACCTCCGCTCGCTGCCCGAGGCCGAGCGTGAGGCCCAGGCGCTCGCGCGCGCCATGGAACTGGCGCGGCGCCCCTTCGACTTGAGCCAGGGCCCGCTGCTGCGACTGGCGCTGTACCAGCTCGCCGGGGACGAGCACCTGTTGGTGATGGTGATGCATCACATCGTCACCGACGGCTGGTCGCTGGAGGTCATGGCCAGGGAGCTGGTCGAGCTCTACGAGGCCTTCAGCCGCGGGCAGCCCTCGCCGCTGGCGCCGCTCCCCGTGCGCTACGCGGACTTCGCGCGATGGCAGCGCGACAGCCTCCAGGGCGAGGAGCTCCACTCGCTCCTGACCTGGTGGAAGCAACAGCTCGGCGATGCCCCGCCCGTGCTGGAGCTACCGGGAGACCGGCCCCGCCCGGCGGTGCGCAACAACCAGGGAGCCCGCCATCCCATCCGCGTTCCCCGCCCGCTCGCCGAGCGCCTCAAGCAGCTCAGCCACCAATCGGGCGTCACGCTCTACATGACGCTGCTGGCGGGTTTCCAGACGCTGCTCCACCGCTACTCGGGCCAGGAGGACATCTGCGTGGGCTCGCCCACCGCGGGCCGCACGCGCTCCGAACTCGAGGGGCTCGTCGGATTCTTCCTCAACACCCTCGTGATGCGCGGTCGCGTGTCGCCCCACCTCACGGTGCGCCAGCTCCTGGCGCAGGTGCGCGAGGTGGCCCTGGGTGCCTACGCCCACCAGGATGCGCCCTTCGACAAGCTGGTGGAAGTGCTCCAGCCGGTGCGGAGCTTCAGCTACACGCCGCTCTTCCAGGTCCTCTTCATCTTCCACAAGTCACACCTGGGCGCGAACCTGTCCGGTCCCCTCTCCAGTGTGGTGGACCTGCATACGGGGTCGGCGACGTATGACCTGACGCTGCAGTTGACGGAGGACGACGAGGGCCTCGGCGGCACGCTGGAGTACAGCACCGAGCTGTTCGACGAGACCACCATCGCCCGGATGGTGCGGCACCTGCTGCGGCTATGGGAGGCGATGACAGAGGGAGAGGAGCAACGGCTGGGGGACCTGTCGTTCCTCACGCCCGAGGAGCGTCACACCCTCCTCGTCCAATGGAACGACACCGCTCGCTCCGACTTCCCCCAGCACCTCTGCCCCTACCAACTCTTCGAGTCCCACGCCCGCCTCTCCCCCGACTCCATCGCCGTCTCCTTCCTCCACCGCTCCCTCTCCTACGGCCAACTCAACCGCCTCGCCAACCGCGCCGCCCGCCTCCTTCGCTCTCTCTCCGTCGGCCCCGACGTCCTCGTCCCCCTCCTCAGCGAGCGCAACCCCGAGCTTCTCGCCTCCATGCTCGCCGTCTCCAAGGCCGGCGGCGCCTTCCTCCCTCTCGACCCCCTCCTCCCTCCCCAGCGCCTCGCCGCCGTCCTCTCCCAATCCCGCTCATCCCTCGTCCTCGTCTCCAGCGAGCTTCTCCCCTCTCTCCAGCTCGCGCTCGACTCCCTCCCTCCCTCCTCCAGGCCCCGCTTCCTCCTCATCAACGACGTCCTCTCCTCCTCCCTCCCTGACTCCGACCTCGAGCCCCTCTCCTCTCCCTCCAACCTCGCCTACGTCATCTTCACCTCCGGCTCCACCGGAGTCCCCAAGGGCGCCATGGTCGAGCACCGCGGCATGCTCAACCACCTCTTCGCCAAGAATCGCGACCTCGGCTGCTCCTCCTCCGACGTCATCGCCCAGACCGCCTCCCAAAACTTCGACATCTTCGTCTACCAGAACCTCACCGCCCTCCTCCTCGGCGCTCGCACTCACATCGTCTCCAACGACGACGCCCTCAGCCCCGACAGGCTCCTCTCCCAAGTCCGCTCCCACCGCGTCTCCATCCTCAACATCGTCCCCTCCCAGCTCCGCTCCCTCGTCGACGCGCTCACCCACCGCCCCTCCTCCCGCGACGCCCTCTCCTCCCTCCGCTGGATGGTGCCCACCGGCGAGGCACTCCCTCCCGAGTTGTGCCGCGAATGGTTGGCCCTCATGCCCTCCATTCCCCTCCTCAACGCCTACGGCCACACCGAGTGCTCCGACGACCAGGCCCACTTCCCTCTCCTCTCTCCTCCCTCCTCCTCCTCCACCCCCATCGGCCGCCCCATCCAGAATCTCCGCTTCTACGTCCTGGATGAGCGCCTCAACCCCTTGCCCCTGGGCGCCACCGGCGAGCTCTTCATCGGCGGCCTCGGCGTCGGCCGCGGCTACCTCGGCGACCCCTCCAAGACGGCAGAGAAGTTCCTCCCAGACCCCTTCTCTCCCCTCCCGGGCGCTCGCCTCTACAAAACCGGCGACCTCGGCCGCTGGAATGCCTCCGGCCTCCTCGAGATGCTCGGCCGCGTCGACTTCATGGTGAAGCTGCGCGGCTTCCGCCTCGAGCTCGGTGAAGTCGAAACCGCCCTCTCCCGCTTCCCCTCCGTCCGCGACGCCGTCGCCGTCGTCCGCACCGACTCCGGCCTCCAGCGCCTCGTCGCCTACGTCGTCCCCAGGGCCGGCCACTCCCTCTCCTCCTCGGACTTGCGCTCCTTCCTCAAGGACTCGCTCCCCGAGCACATGGTGCCCTCCCTCTTCGTCCTCCTCGACTCCCTGCCCCTCACTCCCAACGGCAAGGTCGACCGCAAGGCACTCCCTCCTCCCACCGCCTCCTCCTCCGCCGACGCCTACCTCCCCCCTCTCGGCCCCATCGAGGAGTCCGTCGCCTCCATCCTCTCCTCCGTCCTCAAGCTGCCTCGCGTCAGTCGCTCCGACAGCTTCTTCGACCTCGGCGGCCACTCCCTCCTCGCCACTCAAGCCCTCTCCCGCATCAACCTCGAATTCGGCGTCGAGCTCCCTCTCCGCCAGCTCTTCGAGAACCCCTCCGTCGCCGGAATCTCCGCGCTCGTGACGCAGCATCAACTCGCGGGAGTCCAGGAGGACCAGTTGGAGCACCTGATCGCGACCATGGAAGAGCTATCGGACGAGGAGGTCCAGGCCCTCCTCGACGCGGACACCCTCACGAACGACAAGAAGCCTTCCGCCAATGAGTGA